Proteins from a genomic interval of Leifsonia shinshuensis:
- a CDS encoding ROK family protein, with protein MARDSALRFGAQTDEVMSLLRVVNLVRTGEADTRPEIGRLTGLGRGVVAQRVEAAIEMGFLEDGDYGPSSGGRAPRTLRFRSDQGTIVICALGALHIRVGLASLDGAVHAEAHCAWDIGRGPAETIDRALGMIDELLAAEEPRPIWAVAVGVPGPVDFETGSPVAPPIMPGWNGFDVRRRFEQRFEAPVWVDNDVNLLALTERSHRRDDNVDLIYCKVGSGIGAGLVSHGRIHRGANGAAGDIGHVRVRDSTAVCRCGKVGCLEAEASGWAIMRDAQLALDEGAGGILAGVVERGEAITPEAIAIAAQDGDALAISLVQRSARLIGESIAALVNMFNPGVIVVGGAVSSAGEIFLAEVRQRVYELSLPLATRDLSIVRSIGDEREPLRGGAELAIEELFEVTFPRWFADGRPTIEGVKGGA; from the coding sequence ATGGCTAGGGATTCCGCACTCCGATTCGGCGCGCAGACCGACGAGGTCATGAGCCTGCTGCGCGTCGTGAACCTCGTCCGCACCGGGGAGGCCGACACCCGCCCCGAGATCGGCCGGCTGACCGGGCTCGGCCGCGGCGTCGTGGCACAGCGGGTCGAGGCGGCGATCGAGATGGGCTTCCTGGAGGACGGCGACTACGGCCCGTCGTCGGGAGGCCGCGCGCCGCGCACGCTGCGCTTCCGCTCCGACCAGGGCACCATCGTGATCTGCGCGCTCGGTGCCCTCCACATCCGGGTCGGCCTGGCCTCCCTCGACGGCGCCGTCCACGCCGAGGCGCACTGCGCGTGGGACATCGGCCGCGGGCCCGCGGAGACGATCGACCGGGCGCTCGGGATGATCGACGAGCTGCTGGCCGCGGAGGAGCCGCGCCCGATCTGGGCGGTCGCGGTCGGCGTGCCGGGGCCGGTGGACTTCGAGACCGGCTCACCCGTCGCCCCGCCAATCATGCCGGGCTGGAACGGTTTCGACGTGCGCCGCCGCTTCGAGCAGCGCTTCGAGGCGCCGGTGTGGGTGGACAACGACGTGAACCTGCTGGCCCTGACCGAGCGCAGCCACCGCCGCGACGACAACGTGGACCTGATCTACTGCAAGGTCGGCAGCGGCATCGGGGCGGGCCTGGTCTCGCACGGCCGCATCCACCGCGGAGCGAACGGCGCCGCCGGCGACATCGGCCATGTCCGGGTGCGCGACTCCACCGCGGTGTGCCGCTGCGGCAAGGTCGGCTGCCTGGAGGCGGAGGCGTCCGGCTGGGCGATCATGCGCGACGCGCAGCTGGCGCTGGACGAAGGCGCAGGCGGCATCCTCGCGGGCGTGGTCGAGCGCGGCGAGGCGATCACCCCGGAGGCCATCGCGATCGCGGCCCAAGACGGCGACGCACTGGCGATCTCCCTGGTGCAGCGCTCGGCCCGCCTGATCGGCGAGTCGATCGCGGCGCTGGTCAACATGTTCAACCCGGGGGTGATCGTGGTCGGCGGCGCGGTGTCGTCGGCCGGTGAGATCTTCCTCGCGGAGGTGCGGCAGCGCGTGTACGAGCTGTCGCTGCCCCTGGCAACGCGGGACCTGTCGATCGTCCGCTCGATCGGCGATGAGCGGGAGCCGCTGCGCGGCGGCGCGGAGCTGGCGATCGAGGAGCTGTTCGAGGTGACGTTCCCGCGGTGGTTCGCGGACGGGCGGCCGACGATCGAGGGGGTGAAGGGGGGCGCGTAG
- a CDS encoding FAD-dependent monooxygenase, producing the protein MTAVSKVAIAGSGVAGLATAIQLAKAGVQVDVFESKPELSALGSGITLQGNALRAFGTLGVWDDVQAKGYFFEGLTLRAPGPDAPVVAELPEVKTGGPDYPATGGMYRPDLARILLDHAEAAGATVRFGAKVTGVSETVDGVAVEVDGSPAGTYDLLVGADGLNSAVRELIGIETKPQPTGMGIWRSFVSRPASVERSELYYGGPVYIAGYTPTGENTMYAFLVEPAQERVGLTDEEAVAIMLEESQAYGGPWNDIRADLQAGAHVNYTWFTQHVVPAPWNRGRSVVIGDAAHSCPPTIAQGAAQALEDALVLTELLVAADAVDDDLWDAFHARRVARAQAVVDASVQLGQWQIDHDREADAPGLIFGIAHRMAEPA; encoded by the coding sequence ATGACCGCCGTCAGCAAGGTCGCGATCGCCGGAAGCGGCGTCGCGGGTCTGGCCACCGCCATCCAGCTCGCCAAGGCCGGAGTCCAGGTCGACGTCTTCGAGTCCAAGCCGGAGCTGAGCGCGCTCGGCTCGGGCATCACGCTGCAGGGCAACGCCCTCCGCGCCTTCGGGACGCTCGGCGTCTGGGACGACGTGCAGGCGAAGGGCTACTTCTTCGAGGGCCTGACGCTCCGGGCGCCCGGACCGGACGCCCCGGTCGTCGCCGAGCTGCCCGAGGTGAAGACCGGCGGCCCGGACTACCCGGCGACCGGCGGCATGTACCGTCCCGACCTCGCGCGCATCCTGCTCGACCACGCCGAGGCCGCGGGCGCGACGGTGCGCTTCGGCGCGAAGGTCACCGGCGTCTCGGAGACCGTCGATGGCGTCGCCGTGGAGGTCGATGGCAGCCCCGCCGGGACCTACGACCTCCTGGTGGGCGCCGACGGCCTCAACTCGGCCGTGCGCGAGCTGATCGGAATCGAGACCAAGCCGCAGCCGACCGGGATGGGGATCTGGCGCTCGTTCGTCTCCCGGCCGGCGTCGGTCGAGCGCAGCGAGCTCTACTACGGCGGCCCGGTGTACATCGCGGGCTACACGCCCACCGGCGAGAACACCATGTACGCCTTCCTGGTCGAGCCCGCGCAGGAGCGCGTCGGGCTCACCGACGAGGAGGCCGTCGCGATCATGCTGGAGGAGTCGCAGGCCTACGGCGGCCCGTGGAACGACATCCGCGCCGACCTCCAGGCCGGCGCCCACGTCAACTACACCTGGTTCACCCAGCACGTCGTCCCCGCGCCATGGAACCGCGGCCGCTCTGTCGTGATCGGCGACGCCGCGCACAGCTGCCCTCCGACGATCGCGCAGGGCGCGGCGCAGGCACTGGAGGACGCCCTCGTGCTGACCGAGCTGCTGGTCGCCGCCGACGCCGTCGACGACGACCTGTGGGACGCCTTCCACGCCCGCCGCGTCGCCCGTGCTCAGGCCGTGGTGGACGCCTCCGTGCAGCTCGGCCAGTGGCAGATCGACCACGACCGGGAGGCGGACGCCCCCGGGCTCATCTTCGGGATCGCGCACCGGATGGCGGAGCCGGCATGA
- a CDS encoding dihydrofolate reductase family protein, with product MGELIVVQFITLDGVVEDPDASDGTPFGGWAMRFGPQGVAGDKFRLGTILETGVLLFGRRTWEHFSTLWPARDDDFSQSMNRAAKAVVSGSPVEVGRWSNSRRVSGPLEDWLDETLPARDVVVIGSGSLLGPLAAADRVDEYRLLTFPTAVGAGRRLFPDGAVLTLTSSEQVGPASLTRYRRG from the coding sequence ATGGGAGAGCTGATCGTCGTGCAGTTCATCACGCTGGACGGCGTGGTGGAGGACCCGGACGCCAGCGACGGAACGCCGTTCGGCGGCTGGGCGATGCGCTTCGGACCGCAGGGCGTGGCCGGCGATAAGTTCCGGCTGGGCACGATCCTCGAGACCGGGGTGCTGCTGTTCGGGCGACGCACCTGGGAGCACTTCAGCACGCTCTGGCCGGCGCGCGACGACGACTTCTCGCAGTCGATGAACCGCGCGGCGAAGGCGGTCGTGAGCGGCAGCCCGGTCGAGGTCGGGCGCTGGTCGAACTCACGGCGGGTGAGCGGGCCGCTGGAGGACTGGCTGGACGAGACGCTCCCGGCCCGCGACGTGGTCGTGATCGGCAGCGGCTCGCTGCTCGGCCCGCTGGCCGCCGCCGACCGGGTGGACGAGTACCGGCTGCTCACGTTCCCCACCGCGGTCGGCGCGGGCCGGCGGCTGTTCCCGGACGGCGCAGTGCTGACGCTGACGTCGTCGGAGCAGGTGGGGCCGGCGAGCCTGACCCGGTACCGGAGGGGGTGA
- a CDS encoding alpha/beta hydrolase family protein → MYFPTNYVWSLAVVATLNNGGFIDEVDRACKPVLLASQNGDDAGTAELYAAWAAVADRLVAKAADDEAAGRRIGAGETYYRASLYTSQAERLQSPSWEGRNAAYQKSIDLLLKHVELSRIPLTRVEVPYEGSSLPGYFYRAPGDGPHPVVIQWNGLDSTKEMMYYSGFPRMLAERGISTLMIDTPGSGEALRLRGLTARHDTEVWAAAIVDWIEEHADELGADPDRVGIVGWSLGGYYAPRAAAFEKRLKLAVAWGANHDWAAVQEARRNREGENPVPHYWDHVFWVWGVDSMEAFIEKTAGMHLNGVAEKITVPLLITHGAGDRQIPVRYAHETYEQAVNSPRRELRIFDDPEGGTEHISIDNMPYVAGIIADWIGETFASLDGSQVSGPAAAVQPLERSVR, encoded by the coding sequence ATGTACTTCCCGACCAACTACGTCTGGAGCCTCGCCGTCGTCGCGACGCTCAACAACGGCGGCTTCATCGACGAGGTCGACCGGGCGTGCAAGCCGGTGCTGCTCGCGTCGCAGAACGGCGACGACGCCGGAACGGCCGAGCTCTACGCGGCCTGGGCGGCCGTCGCGGACCGGCTGGTCGCCAAGGCAGCCGACGACGAAGCCGCCGGCCGCCGGATCGGCGCGGGGGAGACCTACTACCGGGCGTCGCTCTACACGTCGCAGGCCGAGCGCCTGCAGTCGCCGAGCTGGGAGGGCCGCAACGCCGCCTACCAGAAGTCGATCGACCTCCTGCTGAAGCACGTCGAACTGAGCCGCATCCCGCTCACCCGCGTGGAGGTCCCGTACGAGGGCTCCTCCCTGCCCGGCTACTTCTACCGCGCCCCCGGCGACGGGCCGCATCCGGTGGTCATCCAGTGGAACGGCCTCGACTCGACCAAGGAGATGATGTACTACTCCGGCTTCCCGCGGATGCTCGCGGAGCGCGGGATCTCGACGCTGATGATCGACACCCCCGGCTCCGGCGAGGCCCTCCGCCTGCGCGGCCTCACCGCCCGGCACGACACCGAGGTGTGGGCCGCGGCGATCGTGGATTGGATCGAGGAGCACGCCGACGAGCTCGGCGCCGACCCCGACCGCGTCGGCATCGTCGGCTGGTCGCTCGGCGGCTACTACGCCCCGCGCGCCGCGGCCTTCGAGAAGCGGCTGAAGCTCGCCGTCGCCTGGGGCGCCAACCACGACTGGGCCGCCGTGCAGGAGGCCCGCCGGAACCGCGAGGGCGAGAACCCGGTGCCGCACTACTGGGACCACGTCTTCTGGGTCTGGGGCGTGGACTCCATGGAGGCCTTCATCGAGAAGACCGCCGGCATGCACCTGAACGGCGTGGCCGAGAAGATCACCGTCCCCCTGCTCATCACGCACGGCGCGGGCGACCGGCAGATCCCGGTCCGCTACGCCCACGAGACGTACGAGCAGGCGGTGAACAGCCCGCGCCGCGAGCTGCGGATCTTCGACGACCCGGAGGGCGGCACCGAGCACATCTCCATCGACAACATGCCCTACGTCGCGGGGATCATCGCCGACTGGATCGGGGAGACGTTCGCCTCCCTGGACGGCTCGCAGGTGTCAGGTCCTGCAGCGGCTGTGCAGCCGTTGGAAAGGTCGGTCCGCTAG
- a CDS encoding sugar phosphate isomerase/epimerase family protein, which translates to MTRPITLFTGQWADLPFEEVARLAGEWGYDGLEIACWGDHLDVSRWDDAAYVQSRKEILERNGLKVWTIANHLAGQAVCDDPIDERHRDILNDRVWGDGDPEGVRQRAAEELKLTARMAAALGVRTVTGFTGSSIWKAVAMFPPASDEWIAAGYRDFADRFHPILDVFEEVGVRFALEVHPSEIAYDYWTVKATLEAIGHRKSFGINFDPSHFMWQQLDPVAFVLDFADHIFHVHVKESITNLDGRNGVLGSHLPWANPRRGWTFVSTAHGEVPWEPIFRALNFIGYTGPTSVEWEDAGMDRLQGAPEAIAFVRELNAITPPAAAFDAAFSTKAD; encoded by the coding sequence ATGACCCGACCGATCACCCTGTTCACCGGCCAGTGGGCCGACCTGCCGTTCGAGGAGGTGGCCCGGCTCGCCGGCGAGTGGGGCTACGACGGCCTGGAGATCGCCTGCTGGGGCGACCACCTGGACGTCTCCCGCTGGGACGACGCCGCGTACGTGCAGTCCCGGAAGGAGATCCTGGAGCGCAACGGCCTGAAGGTGTGGACGATCGCCAACCACCTCGCCGGCCAGGCCGTCTGCGACGACCCGATCGACGAGCGGCACCGCGACATCCTGAACGACCGGGTGTGGGGCGACGGCGACCCCGAGGGCGTGCGGCAGCGCGCCGCCGAGGAGCTGAAGCTGACCGCCCGGATGGCCGCCGCGCTCGGCGTGAGGACCGTCACCGGCTTCACGGGCTCCTCCATCTGGAAGGCGGTGGCGATGTTCCCGCCGGCCTCCGACGAGTGGATCGCCGCCGGCTACCGGGACTTCGCCGACCGCTTCCACCCCATCCTCGACGTGTTCGAGGAGGTCGGCGTGCGGTTCGCCCTGGAGGTGCACCCGTCCGAGATCGCCTACGACTACTGGACGGTGAAGGCCACGCTGGAGGCGATCGGCCACCGGAAGAGCTTCGGCATCAACTTCGACCCGTCGCACTTCATGTGGCAGCAGCTGGACCCGGTGGCGTTCGTGCTCGACTTCGCCGACCACATCTTCCACGTCCACGTGAAGGAGTCGATCACCAACCTCGACGGCCGCAACGGCGTCCTCGGCTCGCACCTGCCCTGGGCGAACCCGCGCCGCGGCTGGACGTTCGTGTCCACCGCTCACGGCGAGGTCCCGTGGGAGCCGATCTTCCGCGCCCTCAACTTCATCGGCTACACCGGCCCGACCTCGGTCGAGTGGGAGGACGCCGGCATGGACCGCCTCCAGGGCGCGCCGGAGGCCATCGCGTTCGTGCGCGAGCTCAACGCGATCACCCCGCCCGCCGCGGCGTTCGACGCGGCGTTCTCGACCAAGGCGGACTGA
- a CDS encoding cyclase family protein yields the protein MAAPIEAAPSTAAPSAAGQSKGAPSENPADLDRQNPEAEIAARAEAYRNWGRWGEDDVLGTLNFIDASARARAAALVREGVAVSLSQPFDMNGPQKGWRRRTNPVHTMLDTGTDAERANQGFPHGIGGADDVIAMPLQCSTQWDGLGHIFDHGYAWNGRRAGDVVTSDGDLVTGIEHAADVIVSRGVLLDIGRHLRPESGELEDGYAITADDLRSCAEAQGETSAVRTGDIVLVRTGQYARARRDGWGEYAGGPAPGLSLTTAGWLHDTEIAAIATDTWGFEVRPNEFDVPAFQPLHQVVIPNLGLTIGEMWDLEELADHCLRLGRYEFLLSAPPLPITGAVGSPVNPIALL from the coding sequence ATGGCCGCACCGATCGAGGCCGCGCCGAGCACGGCCGCGCCGAGCGCGGCCGGACAGAGCAAGGGCGCCCCGAGCGAGAACCCGGCCGACCTGGACCGTCAGAATCCGGAGGCGGAGATCGCCGCGCGCGCCGAGGCCTACCGCAACTGGGGACGCTGGGGCGAGGACGACGTGCTGGGCACGCTCAACTTCATCGACGCGTCCGCGCGGGCGAGGGCGGCCGCTCTCGTCCGCGAGGGCGTCGCCGTGTCGCTGTCGCAACCGTTCGACATGAACGGGCCGCAGAAGGGCTGGCGCCGCCGCACCAACCCGGTGCACACGATGCTGGACACCGGCACCGACGCCGAGCGCGCCAACCAGGGCTTCCCGCACGGCATCGGGGGCGCGGACGACGTGATCGCGATGCCGCTGCAGTGCTCCACCCAGTGGGACGGCCTCGGCCACATCTTCGACCACGGCTACGCCTGGAACGGCCGCCGCGCGGGCGATGTCGTGACGAGCGACGGCGACCTGGTGACCGGCATCGAGCACGCCGCGGACGTCATCGTGTCGCGGGGCGTGCTGCTCGACATCGGCCGGCACCTGCGCCCGGAGTCCGGGGAGCTGGAGGACGGCTACGCGATCACGGCCGACGACCTCCGCTCGTGCGCCGAGGCGCAGGGCGAGACAAGCGCGGTGCGCACCGGAGACATCGTCCTGGTGCGCACCGGCCAGTACGCCCGCGCCCGCCGCGACGGCTGGGGCGAGTACGCGGGCGGCCCGGCACCCGGGCTCTCGCTGACCACCGCCGGCTGGCTGCACGACACCGAGATCGCCGCCATCGCCACCGACACCTGGGGCTTCGAGGTCCGCCCGAACGAGTTCGACGTCCCGGCCTTCCAGCCGCTGCACCAGGTCGTCATCCCGAACCTGGGCCTCACCATCGGCGAGATGTGGGACCTGGAGGAGCTGGCGGATCACTGCCTGCGGCTCGGGCGCTACGAGTTCCTCCTCTCGGCGCCGCCCCTCCCGATCACGGGGGCCGTCGGCTCGCCGGTCAACCCCATCGCGCTGCTGTAG
- a CDS encoding fumarylacetoacetate hydrolase family protein, translating into MRIARWSTPQGVGEGFVIGERVVPYPDGLTVADVLARGLDEAHRLSAAVHDDDGTALADVRLLAPIVPAAIRDFVAFEEHVEGVSASVDGKSEVVPEWYQAPTFYFTNPHTVLGPGEAVRPPVTARLDFELEVAAVVGGPGGANLTPADAAAAIFGYTIMNDWSARDLQSREMKVRLGPAKGKDFGTSLGPWIVTADELEPYLDGDGFLAVRAEVFVNDERIGHDLVSNMGWPFPELIAYASRNSRVVAGDVLGSGTTGNGGCLAELWGRRGELTPPPLTEGDTVRMVVEGIGELVGPVGAAVAAPELPAARVRSRARTRDERVAL; encoded by the coding sequence ATGAGGATCGCCCGGTGGAGCACGCCGCAGGGAGTCGGCGAGGGATTCGTCATCGGGGAGCGGGTCGTCCCGTACCCCGACGGGCTGACCGTCGCCGACGTGCTCGCACGCGGGCTGGACGAGGCGCATCGCCTCTCCGCTGCCGTTCACGACGACGACGGGACGGCGCTCGCCGACGTGCGCCTGCTCGCGCCGATCGTCCCCGCGGCGATCCGGGACTTCGTGGCCTTCGAGGAGCATGTGGAGGGCGTCAGCGCGTCGGTCGACGGCAAGAGCGAGGTGGTCCCCGAGTGGTACCAGGCGCCGACGTTCTACTTCACCAACCCGCACACCGTGCTCGGCCCCGGGGAGGCCGTGCGGCCTCCCGTCACCGCCCGGCTCGACTTCGAGCTGGAGGTCGCCGCGGTCGTCGGCGGCCCGGGCGGTGCGAACCTCACCCCCGCGGACGCCGCTGCCGCGATCTTCGGGTACACGATCATGAACGACTGGTCGGCCCGCGACCTCCAGTCGCGCGAGATGAAGGTGCGCCTCGGCCCGGCGAAGGGCAAGGACTTCGGCACCAGCCTCGGCCCCTGGATCGTGACCGCCGACGAGCTGGAGCCGTACCTCGACGGCGACGGCTTCCTCGCCGTCCGCGCCGAGGTCTTCGTGAACGACGAGCGGATCGGGCACGACCTGGTCTCGAACATGGGCTGGCCGTTCCCCGAGCTGATCGCCTACGCCTCCCGCAACTCGCGGGTCGTGGCGGGCGACGTCCTCGGCTCGGGGACGACCGGGAACGGCGGCTGCCTGGCCGAGCTGTGGGGCCGCCGCGGCGAGCTCACCCCACCGCCGCTGACCGAGGGCGACACTGTGCGGATGGTCGTCGAGGGCATCGGCGAACTGGTCGGCCCGGTCGGCGCCGCCGTCGCCGCGCCCGAGCTGCCGGCCGCGCGGGTGCGCTCGCGCGCGCGGACGCGGGACGAGCGGGTCGCGCTGTGA
- a CDS encoding isocitrate lyase/PEP mutase family protein yields the protein MTFRDLHYGDQPLLLPNAWDAGSALAFAAAGFPAVGTTSFGVNASAGRPDAGSASRDATVALIRRVASLDVHLSADIEDGYSDDPGEVAAFVAGLAADGAAGVNLEDSAAGRLVDPAVPAAKIAAVKREAPDVFVNARVDSYWFHEDDTVAAVADRARAYADAGADGIFVPGVTDPATIEQLAAAIPLPLNVLIVPGLGLDDLQVLGVRRVSTGSLPYRVAIDAAVDVAAAVRDGRDVPVATSYAEAQQRLVTFAQRADRPPGAAP from the coding sequence ATGACGTTCCGCGACCTGCACTACGGCGACCAGCCGCTCCTGCTGCCGAACGCGTGGGACGCCGGCTCGGCGCTCGCCTTCGCCGCCGCGGGTTTCCCCGCCGTCGGGACGACCAGCTTCGGCGTGAACGCGTCGGCGGGACGTCCCGACGCGGGCAGCGCCAGCCGGGACGCGACGGTCGCGCTGATCCGCCGCGTCGCCTCGCTCGACGTGCATCTCAGCGCCGACATCGAGGACGGCTACAGCGACGACCCGGGCGAGGTCGCCGCTTTCGTCGCGGGCCTCGCCGCGGACGGCGCGGCCGGCGTGAACCTGGAGGACTCGGCCGCCGGACGCCTGGTCGACCCGGCCGTCCCCGCAGCGAAGATCGCGGCGGTCAAACGGGAGGCGCCGGACGTGTTCGTCAACGCCCGGGTCGACTCGTACTGGTTCCACGAGGACGACACGGTCGCCGCCGTCGCCGACCGGGCGCGCGCCTACGCCGACGCCGGAGCCGACGGCATCTTCGTCCCCGGCGTCACCGACCCGGCCACCATCGAGCAACTCGCCGCGGCCATCCCGCTCCCGCTCAATGTCCTCATCGTGCCTGGGCTCGGCCTGGACGATCTCCAGGTGCTCGGCGTGCGACGCGTCAGCACCGGCTCACTGCCGTACCGGGTCGCGATCGACGCGGCCGTGGACGTGGCCGCTGCGGTGCGCGACGGCCGTGACGTGCCGGTCGCGACCTCGTATGCCGAGGCGCAGCAGCGGCTCGTGACGTTCGCTCAGCGCGCGGACCGGCCCCCCGGCGCGGCGCCGTAG
- a CDS encoding VanZ family protein — protein MPSKTLTEPQPSTTRARVETAVIGVAFGLYLVFLLKLLLFSRVPGSERSLNLIPFASIANYLVGPANVQRFAFANIAGNILAFVPLGAYVLYLRRRARIGSTMLIVAAASVTVEILQWVFAVGTSDVDDVILNCVGGLLGVLAVAGLRRGLRPEAVRTVIAVVSVVAVPVWLFLGFVVRLRM, from the coding sequence GTGCCCAGCAAGACGCTCACCGAGCCGCAGCCCTCGACCACGCGCGCGCGGGTGGAGACCGCCGTCATCGGGGTGGCGTTCGGCCTCTACCTGGTGTTCCTGCTGAAGCTGCTGCTGTTCTCCCGGGTGCCGGGCTCGGAGCGGTCCCTCAACCTGATCCCGTTCGCGAGCATCGCGAACTACCTGGTCGGCCCGGCGAACGTGCAGCGGTTCGCGTTCGCCAACATCGCGGGCAACATCCTCGCCTTCGTCCCGCTGGGCGCCTACGTGCTCTACCTGAGGCGCCGCGCCCGGATCGGCTCGACCATGCTGATCGTCGCGGCCGCGAGCGTGACGGTCGAGATCCTCCAGTGGGTCTTCGCGGTGGGGACGTCGGATGTCGACGACGTGATCCTGAACTGCGTGGGCGGCCTGCTCGGGGTGCTCGCGGTCGCCGGGCTGCGGAGGGGGCTGCGGCCGGAGGCCGTGCGCACGGTGATCGCGGTCGTGTCGGTGGTCGCGGTGCCGGTGTGGCTGTTCCTGGGGTTCGTCGTGCGGTTGCGGATGTGA
- a CDS encoding SDR family oxidoreductase, which translates to MSSAAGWGAGLDGTTVVVTGAARGQGAAEADLLAGLGATVVATDVVDPDGPLAAGIEFRRLDVTDEDAWSALAADLATALAGAPLRGLINNAGVTHRAGIAATERADWDRVLAVNLTGPMLGMRALAPLMGAGSAIVNVGSIAGLTGHYTAAYTASKWGLRGLSRVAATEFGPRGIRVNTIHPGFIETAMTANAPAAMREAQLDLTPLERLGRPSDVAGVAVFLLSDAAAYLTGVDLPVDGGFASSAGAKHLADRIAGGATIPTT; encoded by the coding sequence GTGAGCTCCGCCGCGGGATGGGGTGCGGGCCTCGACGGGACGACGGTCGTCGTCACCGGCGCGGCCCGCGGTCAGGGCGCGGCGGAGGCCGACCTGCTGGCCGGGCTCGGCGCGACCGTCGTCGCGACCGATGTGGTCGACCCCGACGGACCGCTCGCCGCCGGGATCGAGTTCCGCCGCCTCGACGTGACCGACGAGGACGCGTGGTCCGCGCTCGCCGCCGACCTCGCGACGGCGCTCGCGGGAGCACCCCTGCGCGGCCTCATCAACAACGCCGGCGTCACCCACCGCGCGGGAATCGCCGCCACCGAGCGCGCCGACTGGGACCGGGTCCTCGCCGTCAACCTGACCGGCCCGATGCTGGGGATGCGCGCCCTCGCGCCGCTGATGGGCGCCGGATCGGCCATCGTCAACGTCGGCTCGATCGCCGGGCTGACCGGGCACTACACCGCCGCCTACACCGCCTCCAAGTGGGGTCTGCGCGGGCTCTCCCGGGTCGCGGCGACCGAGTTCGGGCCGCGCGGCATCCGGGTGAACACCATCCATCCTGGTTTCATCGAGACGGCGATGACGGCGAACGCGCCGGCCGCGATGCGCGAGGCACAGCTCGACCTGACCCCGCTCGAACGCCTTGGCCGGCCTTCCGACGTCGCCGGCGTCGCCGTGTTCCTGCTCTCGGACGCGGCCGCTTACCTGACCGGCGTCGACCTCCCCGTTGACGGAGGGTTCGCCTCCTCCGCCGGAGCCAAGCACCTCGCCGACCGCATCGCCGGCGGCGCCACGATCCCGACGACGTAA
- a CDS encoding VOC family protein: MIKLLSHLSYVEITSPDVEASVKFYEEHVGLTVVDRIDGSVYLRCWGDYYAYSLVVSPGPQPSLVTMAWRTSSPEALEEAAARVEAAGVQGEWIEDLHAIGRAYRFTGPWGHSMTLHWNVTRHQAPGHVASIYPDRPEKRSKVAGAPRQLDHVTIATSDVDAFAQWYNDVLGFRIMARTVLDEAPISIFSVLTTNEKSHDLGVVLDGSTAAGRVNHYAFWVDTYEELLIAADTLMENGVPIEYGPSIHGIGEQTFLYYREPSTLRIELNTGGYRNYVPDWQPNTWKPSLGSNNFYRNGAMPMSMTESFPPADGPSATEEGVPDEIKEALFNPYAVQGRG; this comes from the coding sequence ATGATCAAGCTTCTCTCCCACCTGTCCTATGTGGAGATCACGTCCCCGGATGTCGAGGCGTCCGTGAAGTTCTACGAGGAGCACGTCGGGCTCACCGTCGTCGACCGCATCGACGGCTCCGTGTACCTGCGCTGCTGGGGCGACTACTACGCCTACTCGCTCGTCGTCTCGCCCGGCCCGCAGCCGTCCCTGGTGACGATGGCCTGGCGCACCTCCAGCCCGGAGGCGCTCGAGGAGGCCGCGGCCCGGGTTGAGGCCGCCGGCGTGCAGGGCGAGTGGATCGAGGACCTGCACGCGATCGGGCGGGCCTACCGGTTCACCGGCCCGTGGGGGCACTCGATGACCCTGCACTGGAACGTCACCCGTCACCAGGCGCCCGGCCACGTCGCGTCGATCTACCCGGACCGTCCGGAGAAGCGCAGCAAGGTCGCCGGCGCCCCGCGCCAGCTCGACCACGTGACGATCGCGACCAGCGACGTGGATGCCTTCGCGCAGTGGTACAACGACGTGCTCGGCTTCCGCATCATGGCCCGCACCGTGCTGGACGAGGCGCCGATCTCGATCTTCTCCGTGCTCACCACCAACGAGAAGTCGCACGACCTGGGCGTCGTCCTCGACGGCTCCACCGCCGCGGGCCGGGTCAACCACTACGCGTTCTGGGTCGACACCTACGAGGAGCTGCTGATCGCGGCGGACACCCTGATGGAGAACGGCGTCCCGATCGAGTACGGCCCCTCCATCCACGGCATCGGCGAGCAGACCTTCCTCTACTACCGCGAGCCCTCCACGCTCCGGATCGAGCTGAACACCGGCGGCTACCGCAACTACGTGCCGGACTGGCAGCCCAACACCTGGAAGCCGTCGCTCGGATCGAACAACTTCTACCGCAACGGCGCCATGCCGATGTCGATGACGGAGTCCTTCCCGCCCGCCGACGGCCCGAGTGCGACGGAGGAGGGCGTGCCGGACGAGATCAAGGAGGCGCTGTTCAACCCGTACGCCGTGCAGGGGCGCGGCTGA